ATATTAAAAATTTGCTAGAAAAAAAAGAAAATGAAAAAATTATCGCTTTCTTACCAGGCTCAAGACACAGTGAAATTAAGCGTCTGATGCCTATTTTTAAAGAGCTTTCACTTAAATTTAATGGTGAAAAAATCCTTTGCGTACCACCATTTAATCTTAAAAAACTAGAAATTTATGGCGATATCAAAGAATTTAAGATAGAAAACAATACACCAAAGGTTCTTAAAAAAGCTGATTTTGCTTTTATTTGTAGTGGAACAGCTACGCTTGAAGCTGCGCTTGTTGGCACACCTTTTATATTAGCTTATAAGGCAAAAACCATCGATATTTTCATTGCAAAACTTTTTGTGAAATTAAAACACATTGGCCTTGCAAATATCTTTTGTGATTTTGCTAACAAAAGCGAATTAAATCCTGAATTTTTACAAGATGAAGTGAATGTGGATAACTTATATAATGCCTATAATAAATATGATTATAAGGCATTTTTTGATAAAGTAGATTTTTTAAAAGAATATTTAAAATTTGGAAGTGCGAAAAATCTCGCTAAAATCTTAAATGAAATTTAAAAGGATGGATAATGCAAAAAGAACCTATGAGTCAATTTGGATATGATAAATTAGTTGCCGAGTTAAAAGATTTAAAAGATAATCAACGCCCAGCTGTTGTGATAGAAATTGATACCGCAAGAAGTCATGGAGATTTAAAAGAAAACGCAGAATATCACGCCGCAAGAGAAAAACAAGCTTTAATAGAAAGTCGCATCGCAGAGCTTAGTGATTTGATCGCAAGGGCACAAGTTATTGATCCTTCATCTTATGAGCATGATAGTGTAAAATTTGGTTCAACTGTGGTGATTATGGATTTAGATACAGAAAAAGAAAGTAAATATACTTTAGTTGGAATTTGTGAAGGAAATTTGGATAAAGGTTATATTTCCATAGCTTCGCCTATAGCAAGGGCTATGCTGGGAAAAAAAGAAGGAGATGATTTTAAAGTGCGTTTGCCAAAAGGTGAAAGCGAGTTTGAAATTGTTTCCATAGAGTACAAAGCCTTGGAGTTTTGATGGTAAAACAAAGATATTTTGATTTTATTGTTAAGTATTTTCCATATATATCTTTAATTTTTATATTAGATATCAGTATATCTTTATGGTGGAGTTATTTGACTTTTGAACGCGATATTTTAGAGTGGCTTATTTTTAAAGCACTAAAAAATATCGTTATTGTTTTTGTATTAAATATTTTCATCATTCATATTTTTTTCCTTTTTTTAAAGGAAAAAGCTAGATTTTTTTTGTATTTTATTACTATATATGCAATTTTTGCTTTTATCTTGCAAGGATATTTACTAGCAAATTATTCTACTAAATTTAATCCTTTATTTATAGATCTTATTTTTCAGACGGATTTGAAAGAAATTCGTGAATTTGCTGAATTTTATATCGATTTTAAGTTAATAGTCACTTGTGTTTTATTTTTCTTTTGTGTTTTTTTATGGTTTATTTTTACTAAAAAAAATCAAAAATATCTACATATATCCAATAAAAAAATATTAACAGGAATGTGTTTTATTTATATTGCAGTGATTTTGGGTTTAGTATTAGATTGTGCAAATCGCTATTTTGCTAAAAAACATGGGATAAATTCTATAGATAAGATTAATTTTAGTTTTTTGATTGATATTCCAGAGCAATTTTTTAGATTCTATTCCAATAATGGTATATGGGCTAATTATAATTTTTATCTAAATAATTATGAAAAAGTTGCAAATTCTTATAGGGGGGGGGTGAGCGTTGAGAAGAAAATTCCTTATATTATCCTTGTTATCGGTGAAAGTACCCAGAGAAATTATATGAGTTTGTATGGCTATAATTTAGAAACCACACCTAATTTAAAAGTGTTGGAAAGAAATGGAAATTTAATTAAATTTAATGATGTTATATCACCTTTTGCAAGCACTCAAGCATCGCTTAGAAGGGTTATGAATTTTTCAAATATTGAAAATGAAGAAAATTGGCATGATAGATTAAATATCGTTGATTTATTTGAATTAGCGGGTTATAAGAGTATTTTTATATCTAATCACGAACCTATGAGTGGCCATACAAGTATTACTACTGCTGTGGCAAATCGTGCAGAAGAAACTATTTTTCTAAATAAATTTGCAACAGATGATAAAATTTTTACTAAGGCATTGGATGCTGAAATGTTGTCACTTATTGAAGATAGAATAAATAAGAAAGATTTTTTTATTTTGCAACTAATGGGAACACATTTTAGATACGATAGAAGGTATGATAAAGGCTTTGCTAAATTTAATGCAGATGATATTGATAGAAATCTTGAAATTGAAGAGAAAGAAATTGTGGCCACTTATGCAAATTCTGTCCTTTATAATGATTATTTTGTAAATGAAATTTTTGATTTATTTAAAGATAAAGAAGTTGTTATTGTTTATATGAGTGATCATGGAGAAAGTGTATATGAGTATAGAGATAGAGCGGAGCATTTTGTGACTTCAAAATTTACTGCTGAAATTCCGTTTTTTTTCATAGTAAGTAACAAATTTAAACAAAATAATCCTAAGTTAGTAGATAAAATACTTAAAGCAAAAGATAGGCCTTTTATGATTGATGATTTAATCCATGTAATGGTAACTATTGGAGGTATTAAAGTCAAAGATTATGAAGCTACAAGAGATGTATTAAGTAAAGATTTCAACACTAAAAGAATTCGATTTTTTAATGGTAAAGTTGATTATGATAAGACATTAAAAAGTGAGAAGGCAAAGCATTGATTTTTATACAAAATAAAGCAATCTTAATTGCTGATGCACATGAAAATGAAGAAAGAAGAGGGTTTTGGGAATTTTTACAAGCTTTAAAAAATGGTGAAATTTCTACCCCGCAACTCATTTTAATGGGTGATATTTTCGATTTATTAATAGGCGAAATTTCTGCTACTCATGATTTCGCAAAGCCTTATATAGATTTACTTGAAGAATTAACCAAGAAAATAGAAATTATTTATTTAGAAGGAAATCATGATTTTAATTTAAAAAATCTTTTTAGAAATGTTAAAGTTTTTGATATTAATTCTCAACCTTTAGAGTGTTTTTTTACAAAAGATGAAAATCAAAAAATTCAATTGGCCCATGGAGATATTTTTTTAAAGCCTTTTTTGCAATTTATACTAAAAACTTTAAGAAATCACTATTTATTAATTTTTTTAAATTTTCTAAATAACATTACCTTTCATGCCATTTCAAAACAAATTTTAAAAAATCAAACAAACAAAAATCTTTTTTACAAAATAGATAATTTTGATAATCTAGTTCAAAAAAGATATGAAAAATATCAAGCAAATGGACATTGGGTCATCGAAGGACACTATCATCAAAATTTTATTTTCAATACAGAAAAAATTAATTATATTAACTTACCAAGTTTTGCATATGAGAGAAGTTTTTTTGTAGTAGAATGCCAAGACAAAGTAAAATTTCAAGAACAGAAGTTGAGGTGTTGAAATGTTTGAAGAAAATATCGTAAAAACGGGTTCAAATGAAATGGAGCTTGTTGATTTTCGTATCTTTAAACAAGGTCAAGATAAGGTTTATGAAGGAATTTATGGAGTTAATGTCTCCAAAGTGAGAGAAATCATAAAAATTCCTAGCCTTACAGAGCTACCAGGAGTACCTGATTATATCGAAGGAATATTTGACCTTCGTGGTGTGGTAATTCCGGTTGTTAATCTTGCCAAGTGGATGCAAATCAAAGAGCCAGAAGGAGCTATGTTAAAGCCTAGAGTGATCATTACTGAATTCAGTAATATTCTTATAGGTTTTATCGTTCATGAGGCAAAAAGAATTCGCCGTATTAATTGGAAGGATATTGAGCCAGCTACTTTTTCTACAGGATCTGGAGCTTTAGATAAGGGTAAGATCACGGGTGTAACGCGTATAGAAAATGATGAGGTATTGCTTATATTGGATCTTGAGAGTGTGGTAGAAGAGCTTGGCATATATTCTCCAAGAAGCGATATTGATTATTCTCAAATTGAAAAATTTAGTGGTACAGCATTAATTTTAGATGATAGCTTAACTGCTAGAAAACGCGTTAAAGAAATGTTACAAAAAATGGGACTTCATATTGTAGAAGCTAAGGATGGAGTTGAAGGGATTGAAAAACTCGAAGAACTTTATCAGCTTTATGGTGAAGATTTACATAAGCATTTAAAAATTATAGTAAGTGATGTTGAGATGCCACAAATGGATGGTTTCCATTTCGCAGCTCATTTAAAAGCTGATGTAAGATTTAAAAACATTCCTATAGTATTTAATTCATCTTTGTCAAATGAATTTATGAATGAAAAAGGCGTTCAAGAAGCAGGCGGAGAAAGTTATTTGGTTAAATTTAATGCAGGTGACTTTTTTGCTGAAATAGCGCGTGTATTAAAAGAGCGTCAAGTACAGGAACAGGAGTAAGATATGGAAGATATGCAAGAAATACTTGAAGATTTTTTGGTTGAAGCTTTTGAGTTAGTTGAGCAAATCGACCATGATTTAGTGGAGTTGGAAACTAATCCAGAAGATTTAGAGCTGTTAAATAGTATATTTCGCGTTGCTCATACCATTAAGGGTTCATCAAGCTTTTTAAATTTTGATGTTTTGACAAAACTTACTCATCATATGGAAGATGTTTTAAACAAAGCAAGACACGGAGAGTTGAAAATTACTCCAGATATCATGGATGTGGTTTTGGAGTCAGTTGATAGAATGAAAACTTTGCTTAATTCTATTAGGGATAATGGCAATGATACGGCTATTGGAATGGATATAGAGCCAATTTGCACAAAATTAACTGCAATTTCTGAAGGCAATGACAATAGCTCCGCTGAGATAAACTCTAGTGAGAATTCTGATGCAATTTCACAACCACAAACACAAGAAACATCAGCATCAGAACAAATAAAAGAGGAGCCAGAAATTGATGTAAATCAGTTAAGCGACTCTGAAGTTGAAGCTGAAATTGAAAGACTTTTAAAAGTCAGAAAAGCAGAGGATCAAGCTAGAAGAGAGAGAAAAAAACAAGAAGAAAAGGCTAATGTGGCCAAACAAGCTCCTAAAACACAAACAAATTCTGGAGCTAATGCAGATAAAAAAGTTCCTGCTGTAGGTGGTGCAAATAGCTCATCTATGGATCAAACTATCCGTGTTGAAGTAAAAAGGCTTGATCATTTAATGAATTTAATTGGCGAACTTGTTTTGGGTAAAAACCGTTTGCTTAAAATTTATGATGATGTAGAAGAGCGTTATGAAGGAGAAAAATTCCTAGAAGAGCTTAATCAAGTCGTAGGTCAATTAAGCATCATAACAACTGATGTCCAACTTGCGGTTATGAAAACAAGAATGCAACCAATTGCGAAGGTTTTTAATAAATTTCCAAGAGTTGTGCGTGATTTAAGTCGTGAGCTTGGTAAGCAAATGGAGCTTGAAATTTCAGGTGAAGAAACAGAACTTGATAAGTCTATTGTCGAAGAAATAGGTGATCCTATTATGCATATGATTAGAAATTCATGTGATCATGGTATAGAAGATCCAGCCACACGCTTGGCATTAGGAAAGCCAGAAAAGGGTATAGTGCAGCTTAAGGCCTATAATGAAGGTAATCATATTGTTGTGGAAATTACCGATGATGGTAAGGGGCTTGATGCTAATGCACTTAAAGTAAAAGCAATTGAGAAGAATTTAATTACTGAAAGAGAAGCGGAGCAAATGAGCGATAAGGAGGCTTTTGCTTTGATTTTTAAACCTGGTTTTTCAATGGCTGCGAAGGTAACAAATGTTTCAGGTCGTGGTGTGGGTATGGATGTTGTTAAAACGAATATTGAAAAACTTAATGGTGTTATTGAAATAGACAGTGAATTGGGTAAAGGAAGTTCATTTAAACTTAAAATTCCATTAACTCTAGCAATCATTCAATCTTTGCTTGTAGGAACTCAAGAAGAGTTTTATGCTATACCACTTGCAAGTGTTCTTGAAACGGTTAGAGTGCCAATTGATAATATTTATACAATTGAAGGTAAAAATGTCTTGCGTTTAAGAGATGAAGTTCTTTCTCTTGTAAGACTTTCAGATGTTTTTGGAGTTAAGCAAGTTCTTGAAGGTGGTGATCAAACTTATGTGGTTGTTGTGGGTATTGCTGAAAGTAAACTAGGTATTATTGTAGATACTCTTGTGGGTCAAGAAGAGATTGTTATTAAATCCATGGGTGATTATTTGCAAAATATTCAAGGCATTGCTGGAGCTACCATTCGTGGTGATGGTAGGGTAACTCTGATTGTTGATGTGGGCGCCATGATGGATATGGCAAAGGAAATTAAGGTAGATATTAAGGCTCAGATTGAATCAAGTGCGAAAAAACCAAAAGAAAAACCAAGTGATTATAAAGTTTTAATTGTGGACGATTCTAAGATGGATAGAACTTTAATGCAAAAATCCTTAGAGCCGCTTGGAGTTTCAACTTTAGAAGCCACAAATGGTGTTGAAGCTTTAGGTCTTATTAAATCTAATGAGCATGATATCGATGCAGTATTGATTGATATTGAGATGCCAAGAATGGATGGTTATACTTTAGCAGGCGAAATTAGAAAGTATTCTAAATACCGCTATTTGCCTTTAATTGCTGTAACTTCAAGAACAAGCAAAACTGATCGTTTAAGAGGCGTTGAAGTAGGAATGACTGAGTATATCACTAAGCCTTATTCGCCAGAATACTTAGAAAATGTAGTCAGAAAGAATTTAAAATTAGGATAATGTCATGAGTGAGAAATTAAATCAAATTTTGCAAAGACAAAAAACGCAAATCGCAGGTGTTGGCACAAACCATAGTGATGATGATATTATTCAGTTGGTTGGCTTTGTGGTTGGGGAAGAGGAATATGCTATTCCAATTCTTAATATCCAAGAAATTATCAAACCTATAGAATATACAAGAGTTCCTAGTGTTCCTTCTTATGTTTTAGGTGTATTTAATATGAGAGGAAATGTTATGCCTCTCATTGATTTGGCTCAAAGATTTAATTTGGGTAGTTCAAAGATGACTCCTCAAACTCGTTACATAGTGCTTAAAGGGGAAAGCAATGGCAGTGGTGTTGGAGGAAATGCTGGTTTTGTGATAGATAGACTTACTGAAGCTATTAAAATTCACAGAAGCAGGATTGATCCGCCACCTGAGACTTTATTGAAAGAAAAGGGTATGATTTATGGTATAGGTAAAAGAGATGATAATATCCTTACTATATTAAAAGTTGAAGCTCTTTTAAAGCGTGAATTTTAATGATAAAACTTTGTGTTTTTGATTTTGATTCCACTTTAATGGATGGAGAAACCATAGATATTTTAGCGAATGTCTATGGGGTAGGTGATGAAGTTAAGGCGATCACGCAAAAAGCTATGGATGGGGAGCTTGATTTTTTTGAAAGCTTAGTTCAAAGAGTGTCTTTGCTTAAGAATATGAAATACCAAACTGTTTTAGAGGTATGCAAAACCTTGCCATTGATGAAAGGAAGTTGTGAGCTTATTGAATTTTTGCATTCTAAGCAGATCAGAACTGTTGTTTTTAGCGGAGGTTTTCATGAGGGCATTGATTTTGCTCAAGAAAAATTAAATTTCAGCTTAGGTTTTGCAAATTTTTTGCATCATAAAGATGGGATTTTAACCGGTCTTGTTGGCGGAGAAATTATGTTTGCAAATTCTAAAGGATTTATGCTTCAAAGGTTAAAGAAATTTCTAAATTTAAAAAATGAAGAAGTAATGTGTGTTGGCGATGGGGCTAATGATATTGCTATGTTTAAAGAAAGTGGTTTAAAAATAGCATTTTGTGCAAAACAAATTTTAAAAACTTATGCAGATATTTGCGTAGATGAAAAAGATTTAAAAGAGATTATAAAGGTAATAAAATGAAAAAATTTTCCCTATGGTGTGATTTTATAGAAAATAATTTTTTGGACAATGAATTTTTAGATTTAATTGCAAAAAATGCGATTAATGGTGCGACTTCAAATCCTGCTATTTTTAAAAATGCTATTTTAACCTCGCCTATATATAAGGAAAAAATTACCAAATTAAGAGGCAAAAAAGCAAAAGAAATTTATGAAGAACTCGCAATTGCCGATATACAGAAAGCCGCCGATAAATTAGCTCCTTTGTTTTATCAAGGAAATGATGGTTTTATTAGCCTTGAGATCGATCCAAGATTTCATGATAATACAAGTTTAAGTTTGGGCGAGGCAAAAAGGCTTTATACAAATATAGCCAAAGAAAATGTGATGATTAAAATTCCAGCTACCAAGGCTTCTTATGAAGTGATGTATGAATTGATGAAAAATGGAATTAGTGTCAATGCGACTTTGATTTTTGATTTTGAGCAAAGCAAGTCTTGTTTTGAAGCTTTAAGTGCTGGACTTAAAGAATTTAGAAAAAACAATCCAAGATCAAGAGAGCCAAAAGCGGTTATAAGTATCTTTGTAAGTCGTTTTGATAGGCTTTTAAATGAGAGAGTGGTAGATAAAAATACCATAGGAATTTTAACAGCTACAAAGGCTTATAAGTATATTGTTTCGCAAAACGAAGAAGGCATTAGAGCCTTGTTTGCAAGCACAGGCATAAAAGGTGATGATTTGGCAAAGGATTATTATATCAAAGAACTTCTTTATGAAAAGGCCATCAATACAGCACCACTAGATGCAATTAGAGCATTTTTGGACAAGGAATTGATTTTTAAAGAGCCATTAAAGGATGAGTGTATAGAGAAGAAATTAAATGCTAATATTGCACAAGATGAATTAATTAAAGCTTGTAAGACTTTGCTAGATGATGGTTTGGAGCAATTTTGCATAGCATTTGAAGATATTTTAAAAGCTTTATAAATTAAGCTTAATCTCGCTCGAGATTAAGCACTTGCATCTGCTAGAGTTGGTCTTTTAACTGAAAAAATATTAGATGGCGATCTTCTGCCGCAATTTGGACATCTGCCTACTGCTTTCCATAAATTTTCTTTTATATATTTTGATGGTTTTCCAAATCTTCTTTCATATAATAGACAAGTTTCATCCCAAGATTTATTGAGATTTTCTAGATCTTTTTTGCCACGCATTCCAAAATAAGGAAAATGGTGCAAAAAGTAACCAAAGATATTTTCGCAATCTTGAGCATATTTTAATGTATCTAAGATATGATAATGCCAAAATTTATCAACGTCTGTTGGTGGCACTATGGATGCTTCTTTGTTTTCAAGACATAGAAGAAGAAATTTTCTATATTCAACTTCAACGCATTTAGCATACTCTAAACTCCATCCTAATCCTTCATTTTTGTCAATTATTTTTACTATGATTGGCTCCAAGTCCAATCTAATCCAAATTATAGTTTAATAATGCTTTGTGTTATAAATAATTAATGAAAAATTATATAAAAACTAAACTTATAAATAAAGTGTTATAAGGCTTAGTTGCATGAAATAAAAAATGTCAGAAAAACATCGTAAAATAGGGAAAATATTGCAAGAATTAGAAAAGAAAAAGGAATTTCTCAGTTAGAATTATCTTTATTGCTGGGACATAAAAGTGTATCTATTGTCGCAAGCGCAGAAAGGCATTATAGAGGAGCACATTTTAATTTAAATCACTTGTTTCAGATGGCTGAAATTTTTGAAATAGATATTTGTGATTTCTTTAAATAAATTTATACTCTACTAAGCCAAAATCAGCTATAATAAACCCTTATTTTTTCAGAAAGGACAAAAGATGTTAGAAGGTATCGTTAGAGAGAGTATCGGTAGAAAAGCAGCTAAAGCTTTAAAAAGAGATGGTTATCTAATCGCAAACATCTATGGTAAAGGATTAGAAAACATCAATGCGGCTTTTAAAATAAATGATTTTATTAAAGAAGTTCGCAAAAAAACAAGCTTAATTTTTGATGTAAAAGTAGGTTCACAAACTTTAAGCGTTGTAGTTGTAGATTATCAAAAAGATCCTGTAACTGCAGAACTTAAGCATGTGGATTTAAAAGTTGCACAAAAAGGCGTGATTTCTAAATACATGGTTCCAGTAAAAATCACAGGAACAGCAATAGGTCTTAAAAATAAAGGTGTTTTAATCCAATCAAAAAGAAGACTAAAAGTAAAATGTGCGGCTGAAAATTTACCAGACTTTTTTGAGCTTGATGTAAGTAAGCTTGATGTGGGCGATGCTTTGCTTGTTAGAGATATAGTAGTTCCTGCGGGTGTTACTATGGTAGATGCGGATAGAGTTGCAGTTGTTGGCGTAGAAAAAGCTAGATGATTTTAGTCGTAGGGCTTGGCAATATAGGCAAAGAGTATGAAGATACTCGCCATAATGTGGGCTTTATGTTAATTGATTTGCTTTTAAAAGAGAGCAATTTTACAAATCTTAGTAATTCTAAATTTAAAGGAGAACTTTTTAAAATAGGTTCTTCCTTACTTCTTCTTAAACCTAGTACTTATATGAATAATTCAGGACTTAGTGTCAAAGCCGTAAATGATTTTTATAAATGTGAAAGAATTATAGTTATACATGATGATATTGATATTAACTTAGGGGCTTTGCGTTTTAAGAAAGGCGGTTCAAGTGGTGGACATAATGGACTTAAAAGCATTGATAGTTTATGTGGAAGCGATTATGAAAGAGTGCGCATAGGGGTAGGAAAAGGAGAAAATGTAATTTCTCATGTTTTAGGTAGATTTAAAACTGATGAAGAAGTAATTTTAAGCAAGGTTTTAGAGCAGTCCAAAAAAGCCTTACTTGAGCTTATTAGCAGCGGTGATTTAACTGCTGTATCATCAAAATATAGCCTAAAGAGTTGAGTATGAGTGTATTTTTTCGTTTTATCTCAGCTATTTATCTTAAGAGTTTTTTTATTATATTTTTTTCTTTGGTTTTATTTTTTGTTGGCGTAGATTTACTTTTGAATTTTAAAAATTTGCCAGATTCTGCTAATCTGGATATCTTATATGTTATTTTTTTATCTTTTTCTGCGATGAGCTATATTTTGCCCGTGTCTTTGGTTTTTGCTTTAATCATGTCTTTAATTTCCATGATACGCAGTAATGAATTAGTTAGTCTTTATGCTTTGGGTTTGAGCAAAAATCATGTGATTTTATATCCTTTTTTATGGGCTTTGTTTTTTTGTCTTGTTTATGTGGGTTTAAATTCCACGCCTTTTGCGTATGCTGAAAATTATAAGGGAAATATTTTAAATAACGCAGTTTTAGCAAATCAAAGTGATAATATTTTTTTAAAATACAATGAACAATTTATTTATATTTCAAAGCTTGATCCCTTGCAAAACAAAGTGATGGAGATGAAAATTTTTGATATTAAAGATTTAAAACTCACTCAAGTTTCTGAAATTTCAAGTGCTTTTTTTGATAGAGACCATTGGGTTTTTGATAATATTAAAGAGATTTATTTGCCACAAGATTTTAATCTAAGCAAAGAAGGGTTGAAATTGGCGGAATATGATAAAATGCAAGCTTTATATGGTTTTAAACCAAGAATTATCGAAGGAGCTGCTAGCGTGAATTCAAATTCGATTATTGATGCCATTGAAGGAATTAGAATTTTTTCTCAACAAGGTATTAATACCAATGCTTTAAAAACTGAACTTTATATCCTTATTTTTGCTCCTTTTTTTGCTCCTTTTTTGATGCTAATAATGTATTATTTTTTTCCAGCAATAGGGCGATTTTTTAATTTAGCTTTTATTGGTTTTGTGTTTCTAATTGTTACGCTTGTAGTATGGGGAGTTTTATTTTTATTTTTAAGACTTAGTGAAAATGGTGTTTTGATACCAGAATTGGGTATTATTTTCCCAGTTTTATGCTTGTCTTTGGCGGCTTTGTTTTTATTTTTTAAACACAGATGATAAAGGAAAACTAAATATGGATTACGAAAGATTAAGAAAAGATTTTCAAACGCCTTTTTATATATATGATTTTGATGCTATTAAGCAAAAATTTCTTTCGTTAAAAGAGGCATTTAAGGCAAGAAAATCACAAATTTTTTATGCTGTAAAAGCCAATTCAAATTTAAGTCTTTTACAAATGTTAGCAAGACTTGATAGCGGCTTTGACTGCGTCAGTATCGGGGAAGTAAAACGCGCTTTAAGGGCTGGAGCTAAAAATTATAAAATCATTTTTAGTGGAGTAGGCAAGACTAAAGAAGAGTTAAAACTTGCTTTAGAATATGATATTTTGTATATCAATCTTGAAAGTGAAGCTGAAATGATGCTTTTAGAAAGTGTAGCTAGAGAGCTTAATTTAAAAGCAAGAATCAGTATCCGCGTTAATCCAAATGTCGATGCAAAAACTCATCCTTACATTTCCACAGGACTTAATGAAAACAAATTTGGCGTAGAAATTGAAACTGCTAGAAAAATGTATTTATATGCCAAAAATTCTTCTTTTTTGGAGCCAGTTGGCGTGCATTTTCATATTGGATCGCAGCTTTTAGATATTTCTCCTATTCATGAAGCTGCGGGCATTGTTGCAAAGCTAGTAAGAGAATTAAAAGCTCTAAAAATTGAGCTTAAATTTTTTGATATAGGCGGAGGTTTAGGCGTTGGTTATGAAGGAGAAAAAGAACCTGATTTATACGCTTATGCACAAGGAATTTTAGAAAATTTAAGCGGGCTTGATCTTACTATTGGAATGGAGCCAGGTCGTTTTTTGGTTGCAAAAAATGGAGAATTAGTTTGTAGCATTTTGTATGAGAAAAATAACAATCATAAAAGATTTATTGTTGTAGATGCTGCGATGAATGATTTAATTCGTCCGAGTTTATATGAGGCTTATCATGAAATTTTGTTGCCTTTTAGCGAAGGTGAAAAAAGTTTGTGCGATGTTGTAGGGGGAAT
This genomic interval from Campylobacter sp. CCS1377 contains the following:
- a CDS encoding LptF/LptG family permease encodes the protein MSVFFRFISAIYLKSFFIIFFSLVLFFVGVDLLLNFKNLPDSANLDILYVIFLSFSAMSYILPVSLVFALIMSLISMIRSNELVSLYALGLSKNHVILYPFLWALFFCLVYVGLNSTPFAYAENYKGNILNNAVLANQSDNIFLKYNEQFIYISKLDPLQNKVMEMKIFDIKDLKLTQVSEISSAFFDRDHWVFDNIKEIYLPQDFNLSKEGLKLAEYDKMQALYGFKPRIIEGAASVNSNSIIDAIEGIRIFSQQGINTNALKTELYILIFAPFFAPFLMLIMYYFFPAIGRFFNLAFIGFVFLIVTLVVWGVLFLFLRLSENGVLIPELGIIFPVLCLSLAALFLFFKHR
- the pth gene encoding aminoacyl-tRNA hydrolase, with translation MILVVGLGNIGKEYEDTRHNVGFMLIDLLLKESNFTNLSNSKFKGELFKIGSSLLLLKPSTYMNNSGLSVKAVNDFYKCERIIVIHDDIDINLGALRFKKGGSSGGHNGLKSIDSLCGSDYERVRIGVGKGENVISHVLGRFKTDEEVILSKVLEQSKKALLELISSGDLTAVSSKYSLKS
- the lysA gene encoding diaminopimelate decarboxylase, whose translation is MDYERLRKDFQTPFYIYDFDAIKQKFLSLKEAFKARKSQIFYAVKANSNLSLLQMLARLDSGFDCVSIGEVKRALRAGAKNYKIIFSGVGKTKEELKLALEYDILYINLESEAEMMLLESVARELNLKARISIRVNPNVDAKTHPYISTGLNENKFGVEIETARKMYLYAKNSSFLEPVGVHFHIGSQLLDISPIHEAAGIVAKLVRELKALKIELKFFDIGGGLGVGYEGEKEPDLYAYAQGILENLSGLDLTIGMEPGRFLVAKNGELVCSILYEKNNNHKRFIVVDAAMNDLIRPSLYEAYHEILLPFSEGEKSLCDVVGGICESGDFFAKDRLLPQSQNGDIMIIKNAGAYGFSMSSNYNTRNRACELAVEDSEIRLIRQRESFEDQIALEVKFLKA
- a CDS encoding 50S ribosomal protein L25/general stress protein Ctc; the protein is MLEGIVRESIGRKAAKALKRDGYLIANIYGKGLENINAAFKINDFIKEVRKKTSLIFDVKVGSQTLSVVVVDYQKDPVTAELKHVDLKVAQKGVISKYMVPVKITGTAIGLKNKGVLIQSKRRLKVKCAAENLPDFFELDVSKLDVGDALLVRDIVVPAGVTMVDADRVAVVGVEKAR
- the serB gene encoding phosphoserine phosphatase SerB, whose amino-acid sequence is MIKLCVFDFDSTLMDGETIDILANVYGVGDEVKAITQKAMDGELDFFESLVQRVSLLKNMKYQTVLEVCKTLPLMKGSCELIEFLHSKQIRTVVFSGGFHEGIDFAQEKLNFSLGFANFLHHKDGILTGLVGGEIMFANSKGFMLQRLKKFLNLKNEEVMCVGDGANDIAMFKESGLKIAFCAKQILKTYADICVDEKDLKEIIKVIK
- a CDS encoding transaldolase; protein product: MKKFSLWCDFIENNFLDNEFLDLIAKNAINGATSNPAIFKNAILTSPIYKEKITKLRGKKAKEIYEELAIADIQKAADKLAPLFYQGNDGFISLEIDPRFHDNTSLSLGEAKRLYTNIAKENVMIKIPATKASYEVMYELMKNGISVNATLIFDFEQSKSCFEALSAGLKEFRKNNPRSREPKAVISIFVSRFDRLLNERVVDKNTIGILTATKAYKYIVSQNEEGIRALFASTGIKGDDLAKDYYIKELLYEKAINTAPLDAIRAFLDKELIFKEPLKDECIEKKLNANIAQDELIKACKTLLDDGLEQFCIAFEDILKAL